A genomic window from Enoplosus armatus isolate fEnoArm2 chromosome 20, fEnoArm2.hap1, whole genome shotgun sequence includes:
- the tbx6 gene encoding T-box transcription factor TBX6, whose product MLSVEMYPSLTLGPQRIGDCFYRDQQAPAHMPLFPPACDVAAKALPPRLLAPPPVPNEGATKTPKDEVRMELENASLWKQFSSVGTEMIITKKGRRMFPGLRLKLSGLNPSLRYILLLDIIPADNSRYRFQGGGWQAVGGAEARLPDRVFIHPDSPATGAHWQSRTISFHYAKLTNNTLDTQGHIILHSLHRYQPRIHVIEARDVLRWGGGQHSFVFPETQFITVTAYQNNKITELKINSNPFAKGFREDGMNSKKQRDARQKRKISDLTETLDIVNCDPCDSSELLPQPITTTTTSTDLQALALSSLPPLPDPSCGFRPQEASYQDTLVPQQALDLGQAFMASQMSDISISMANGMQDTPGSEGANSMIERSDTTAYTSTFPAAQANSSFPSAPLPQSSPSFSSLPITVADSSDTSDPQPSIPPIDYPSILSTSPTLSSSSSTTPSLQQTSFTFPTPPPSNSSSPQPLLSSSSSPSANTYHTLQETISPHTPTDASFPAPPSTFQSDLRDQIAAHSLLTQPSQPLQVQPITSGNNAPSDQSSAAFVYPHILPPNLDLAPVTAQPLPNQNHPLAPSLPYSLPTHGAPTSFAFSSVPPHKQNHFQSFSNVSPSSAHPALHLQNLSHQSQTPSLAAAFPPPSFTHPSSSLPHPPFQPSSCLAVSSSFQQSVTSAPALPPTAHPQNLPNPSTSSCTYPPVEIGAIPQFNHAAPYRPEMVLHHPSLLPQLDPSHPSSLPSSTPPPALYPAFPSYPLRLCQDPHSSLSIPFRHLYRQHQHGHAHPQGSYLDMSTRPVF is encoded by the exons ATGCTGAGCGTGGAGATGTACCCCAGTTTGACTCTGGGACCACAGAGGATCGGAGACTGCTTTTACAGAG ACCAGCAGGCTCCAGCCCACATGCCGTTGTTCCCTCCCGCCTGTGACGTGGCGGCCAAAGCCCTGCCCCCGAGGCTGCTGGCCCCTCCCCCTGTGCCCAACGAGGGTGCCACCAAAACCCCAAAAGATGAGGTGAGGATGGAGCTGGAGAACGCATCCTTATGGAAGCAGTTCAGCTCAGTGGGCACGGAGATGATCATCACAAAGAAGGGCAG GCGGATGTTCCCCGGGCTGAGGTTAAAGCTCTCGGGCCTGAACCCATCTCTCCGTTACATCCTCCTCCTGGACATCATCCCGGCGGACAACTCCCGCTATCGCTTCCAAGGTGGTGGCTGGCAGGCTGTTGGCGGGGCTGAGGCGAGGCTACCAGACAGGGTTTTCATCCACCCAGACTCGCCTGCCACGGGTGCTCACTGGCAGAGCCGCACCATCTCGTTTCACTACGCCAAGCTCACCAACAACACACTGGACACGCAGGGACAT ATAATCCTGCACTCGCTGCATCGCTACCAGCCCAGAATTCATGTAATTGAAGCCAGAGACGTGCTGAGGTGGGGCGGAGGGCAGCACTCCTTTGTTTTCCCTGAGACCCAGTTTATCACAGTCACTGCCTACCAGAACAACAAG atcaCTGAGCTGAAGATCAACTCCAACCCCTTTGCTAAAGGCTTCCGAGAGGACGGCATGAACAGCAAAAA acaaAGAGATGCAAGACAGAAGCGCAAAATATCTGACTTGACAGAAACCTTGGATATCG TGAACTGTGATCCATGCGACTCTTCTGAGCTTCTGCCGCAGCCCataaccaccaccaccaccagcacagaCCTGCAGGCCCTCgctctgtcctctctgcccCCACTGCCCGACCCCTCCTGTGGGTTCAGGCCACAAGAGGCCTCCTACCAGGACACGCTGGTCCCGCAGCAGGCACTAGACCTCGGCCAGGCATTCATGGCATCCCAAATGTCTGATATCAGCATCTCCATGGCCAATGGGATGCAGGACACGCCGGGAAGTGAGGGGGCAAATAGTATGATTGAAAG atCAGACACTACAGCTTACACCTCCACCTTCCCTGCTGCTCAGGCCAACTCCTCTTTCCCCTCAGCTCCTCTCCCTCAGTcatccccctccttctcctccctccccatcaCAGTCGCCGACTCTTCAGACACATCCGATCCTCAGCCCTCCATCCCTCCTATCGACTATCCCTCCattctctccacctcccccaccctctcctcctcttcctccaccactccCTCCCTGCAGCAGACCTCCTTCACCTTCCCCACTCCGCCTCCTTCTAACTCCTCCTCACCACAGCCactcctgtcttcctcctcctccccttctgccAACACTTACCACACCCTCCAAGAGACAATCAGCCCCCATACACCTACAGACGCCTCTTTTCCTGCCCCACCTTCCACATTTCAGTCAGATCTGCGGGACCAAATAGCAGCTCATTCTCTGCTCACCCAGCCTAGTCAGCCACTGCAGGTTCAACCTATTACCAGTGGAAATAATGCACCCAGCGATCAAAGCTCAGCAGCATTTGTGTATCCACATATCCTTCCTCCAAATCTCGATCTGGCTCCAGTTACTGCTCAGCCTCTACCCAACCAAAACCACCCACTGGCTCCCAGTCTGCCATACTCCCTACCCACTCATGGTGCCCCCACATCTTTTGccttctcctctgtccctccacaCAAGCAAAaccattttcagtcattttcaaatgtttctccCAGCTCTGCCCACCCTGCCCTGCACCTCCAAAATCTGAGCCACCAATCCCAAACTCCCTCCCTTGCTGCTgccttccctcccccctccttcacTCATCCatcatcctccctccctcaccctcctTTCCAACCCTCCTCATGCTTGgctgtctcctcttctttccaGCAGTCTGTCACCTCTGCTCCCGCATTGCCACCAACAGCCCATCCTCAAAACCTGCCCAATCCCTCTACTTCCTCCTGCACATACCCTCCAGTTGAAATAGGCGCCATCCCACAATTCAATCATGCCGCCCCCTACCGCCCAGAGATGGTACTGCACCACCCGTCTCTTCTCCCACAGCTGGATCCATCACATCCCTCCAGtcttccctcctccacccctcccccagcCCTCTACCCTGCCTTCCCGTCCTACCCTCTCCGGCTTTGTCAGGACCCTcactcatctctctccatcccatTCAGGCATCTGTACAGACAACACCAGCACGGCCACGCCCACCCACAGGGGTCCTACCTGGATATGAGCACAAGACCtgtgttttga
- the LOC139303514 gene encoding uro-adherence factor A, giving the protein MEEEQESTEDIKNSFDLVVEEEQETEEPLVEPVIQESGLLFEEEEGKLSVDSMKTGIEHSEQEFETDVGLTDETEKTTKELQDGTEELLVEFEIDEGLCDSKETDAAGDGSETTGAAATENRTPSLLEEDAGIDMEETAYGVEEEAAEDEMQNKNEMEILNLQVAGMAAELTTEGNEKENALIAESESSGAEESDEALEISNEEMTAESKPKDLTIISTEEMVSEGSYAEETVSSISARQDVIDDEILDLWIQTALSEDTDGIKQQQGLEPGQHMDTEIELPNEEQDEIPSVQTELVESKSGDSELVSDTEMSSSTVESGFLDQSLSELGTQNNETQLLTSTSTGSFQGMHYMLANMSESADISELSTQQPNSASQDILMEETAEYLLYLREEESITETGFHPDSLSSEVGHLNQESDKSQDKEISAEVTDLAWKTDPKDTEEAVVKSLTKRNVLFKVEETKVEDEPLEITVCDSQDGIKHTQSGQSRSSSEASLEEGIVSTESGSQGDACTESEKKLLKLPSLDKPQPGWSEDVAGSSDGLNRVPTTESEDQMEVDASALDFTAQRSRIAVKNPRVRPPKDPRSLLHMPSVDPTPSPHLPVKVPAGVPLGGLGIGMKLPGLGAGFPALKKTQWVVRDENSQETLSQEPETKEESDTLKQNEAQHKPKWMPPKHPGFGNPLMSELKAKLKKTTKE; this is encoded by the exons ATGGAAGAGGAACAAGAAAGCACGGAGGATATTAAGAATAGCTTTGATTTGGTTGTGGAGGAGGAACAAGAAACGGAGGAGCCACTTGTTGAACCAGTAATTCAAGAATCAGGACTTTTatttgaagaagaggaaggaaaactaTCGGTTGACTCAATGAAGACAGGGATCGAACACTCAGAGCAGGAATTTGAGACAGATGTTGGCTTAACAGATGAGACTGAGAAGACAACAAAAGAGCTGCAAGATGGGACTGAAGAGCTTTTGGTTGAATTTGAAATAGACGAAGGGTTGTGTGATTCCAAAGAAACAGATGCTGCTGGAGATGGCAGTGAGACGACAGGAGctgcagcaacagaaaacaggacACCTAGTTTACTAGAAGAAGATGCAGGGATAGACATGGAAGAAACAGCTTATGGAGTTGAGGAAGAGGCAGCCGAAGATGAAATGCAGAACAAAAATGAGATGGAAATTTTAAATCTGCAGGTAGCAGGAATGGCAGCTGAGCTAACCACAGAGGGGAacgaaaaagaaaatgctttgaTAGCAGAATCTGAGTCGTCTGGAGCAGAGGAGTCAGACGAAGCACTTGAGATAAGCAACGAAGAGATGACAGCCGAGTCCAAACCAAAAGATTTGACTATAATATCAACAGAAGAAATGGTGTCAGAGGGGAGTTATGCTGAAGAAACGGTTAGCTCAATCAGTGCACGTCAAGATGTGATTGATGACGAAATCCTTGACTTGTGGATACAGACGGCCTTGTCAGAGGACACTGATggcataaaacaacaacaagggcTTGAACCTGGACAACACATGGACACGGAAATAGAACTGCCAAACGAGGAACAAGATGAAATCCCATCAGTGCAGACAGAGCTTGTGGAGTCAAAGTCAGGGGATTCTGAATTAGTGAGCGACACAGAAATGTCTTCATCAACAGTAGAGTCTGGGTTTTTGGACCAGTCTCTCAGTGAATTGGgcacacaaaacaatgaaactCAGCTACTGACATCGACAAGCACTGGGTCATTTCAAGGCATGCATTACATGTTGGCTAATATGTCAGAATCAGCAGACATCTCTGAATTGTCTACACAACAACCTAACTCTGCATCTCAGGATATATTGATGGAGGAAACAGCTGAGTATCTGCTATatctgagagaggaggaatcGATCACTGAGACAGGATTTCACCCTGATTCACTCTCATCAGAGGTGGGACATCTAAATCAGGAATCAGATAAATCACAAGACAAAGAGATCAGTGCTGAGGTAACGGACCTGGCATGGAAAACTGACCCGAAGGACACAGAAGAAGCAGTTGTTAAGTcactgacaaaaagaaatgttcttttcaaAGTTGAGGAAACAAAAGTTGAAGATGAGCCTCTCGAGATAACCGTGTGTGACTCTCAAGATGGAATCAAACACACCCAATCAGGCCAATCTAGAAGCAGCTCTGAGGCTTCGTTAGAGGAGGGAATTGTGTCGACAGAATCTGGTTCACAAGGCGACGCCTGCACGGAATCCGAGAAGAAGTTATTGAAGTTGCCCTCACTGGACAAACCACAGCCCGGATGGTCAGAAGATGTTGCTGGTTCATCAGATGGGCTCAACAGGGTGCCAACAACAGAGTCTGAAGATCAGATGGAG GTGGACGCCTCTGCACTGGACTTCACTGCGCAAAGGTCAAGAATTGCTGTTAAAAACCCTCGTGTAAGGCCACCCAAAGATCCCCGCTCCCTGCTACACATGCCCTCAGTGGATCCCACACCCTCTCCACATCTGCCAGTCAAAGTACCTGCAGGTGTGCCTTTGGGAGGCTTGGGCATTGGAATGAAACTGCCTG gtCTTGGTGCAGGTTTTCCTGCTTTAAAAAAGACGCAATGGGTGGTGAGGGATGAAAATAGCCAGGAAACCCTCTCACAG GAACCTGAGACAAAGGAGGAGAGTGACACCCTCAAACAAAATGAGGCACAACACAAACCTAAATGGATGCCACCAAAACATCCAGG ATTTGGAAATCCACTTATGTCTGAGCTGAAGGCCAAACTGAAGAAAACCACAAAAGAGTGA
- the eif3c gene encoding eukaryotic translation initiation factor 3 subunit C: MSRFFATGSDSESEESSSADEITPKAPGTNFKQSLLLSDDEEDTKRVVRSAKDKRFEELTNLIKTIRNAMKIRDMAKCLEEFEQLCRAFLKSKNIVDKEGVPPFYIRLLADLEDYLNQLWEDKEGKKKMNKNNAKALSTLRQKIRKYNRDYETEIAAYKENPQESADEEEEKEPGDSGSSSDSDAEEGDEGVSAKSFLKKKPEPSSEASKFLKSAKGSGDESSSSDDDDEDWGSDTVDSGSESSDDGEGKSSSLALVFLKKTDPDKSGEKKLGKKKKPKKKERLEEEAEEEGGEEVEGGWEKVKGGAPMVKEKPKMFAKGTEINTAVVVKKLNEILQARGKKGTDRAAQIELFHALAAIAAENNLGQGILVKIKFNIIASLYDYNPNLAAFMKPDMWKKCLECIDELLDILFEHNNIFIGENIAEDSENLAISEQPFRVRGCILTLVERMDEEFTKIMQNTDPHSQEYVDNLKDEGRVCGIIDRLLNYMENKGSTEEICRIYLRRIMHTYYKFDYKAHRRSLGLQGESKSEQDQEESEGEDSAVIMDRLCKFIYAKDRTDRIRTCAILCHIYHHALHSRWYQARDLMLMSHLQDNIQHADPPVQILYNRTMVQLGICAFRQGMIKDAHNALLDIQSSGRAKELLGQGLLMRNMQERNAEQEKIEKRRQVPFHMHINLELLECVYLVSAMLLEIPYMAAHEFDARRRMISKQFHHQLRVGERQPLLGPPESMREHVVAASKAMKMGDWRTCHSFIINEKMNSKVWDLFPETQRVREMLVRKIQEESLRTYLFTYSSVYDSISMQTLSEMFELEIPTVHSIISKMIINEELMASLDQPTQTVVMHRTEPTSLQNMALQLAEKLGSLVENNERVFDLKQGVYGGYFNRDQKGGYQQKQSYQRDQKGGYQQKQGGYQGGYQGGYQGGYQGGYQGGYQRGGYRNQNQRDY, encoded by the exons ATGTCTCGTTTCTTTGCCACCGGATCTGACAGCGAGTCAGAGGAGTCCTCATCCGCTGATGAGATCACCCCTAAAGCCCCCGGGACAAATTTCAAGCA GTCTTTGCTTCttagtgatgatgaggaggacacTAAGAGAGTGGTGCGCAGTGCCAAAGACAAAAG GTTTGAGGAGTTGACCAACCTCATCAAGACTATCCGCAATGCTATGAAGATTCGTGACATGGCCAAATGTCTGGAGGAGTTTGAGCAGTTATGTCGAGCCTTCCTCAAAAGCAAGAATATAGTGGACAAAGAGGGTGTTCCCCCTTTCTATATCCGTCTTCTGGCTGACTTAGAAGACTACCTGAACCAG CTTTGGGAGGACAAAGAGGGCAAGAAGaagatgaacaaaaacaacGCAAAAGCCCTCAGTACACTCCGTCAGAAGATCCGCAAGTACAACAGAGATTACGAAACGGAAATAGCTGCATACAAGGAG aACCCACAGGAGTctgcagatgaagaagaggagaaggagccAGGGGATTCTG GCTCGTCTTCTGACAGCGACGCAGAGGAAGGCGATGAAGGAGTGTCAGCCAAGTCCTTCTTAAAGAAAAAGCCTGAGCCTTCCTCAGAGGCCAGCAAGTTCCTCAAGTCTGCCAAGGGATCCGGG GATGAGTCCTCTTctagtgatgatgatgatgaagactggGGCTCAGACACCGTGGACAGTGGCAGTGAGAGCTCGGATGACGGGGAGGGAAAGAGCTCTTCCCTGGCCTTGGTCTTCCTCAAGAA aACGGACCCTGATAAGTCGGGCGAAAAGAAGCtcgggaagaagaagaagcccaaGAAGAAAGAgcggctggaggaggaggctgaggaggagggaggagaggaggttgaGGGAGGCTGGGAGAAAGTGAAGGGAGGTGCCCCTATGGTCAAG GAAAAGCCCAAGATGTTTGCCAAAGGCACAGAGATCAACACAGCGGTGGTGGTGAAGAAGCTGAACGAGATCCTGCAAGCCAGAGGCAAAAAGGGCACAGACAG AGCTGCTCAGATTGAACTGTTCCATGCTCTGGCAGCCATCGCTGCCGAGAATAATTTGGGCCAAGGTATCCTGGTCAAGATTAAGTTCAACATCATCGCCTCCCTGTATGACTACAACCCCAATTTGGCGGCCTTCATGAAG CCCGATATGTGGAAGAAATGCCTGGAGTGTATAGACGAGCTACTGGACATCCTCTTTGAACACAACAACATCTTCATCGGGGAGAACATCGCAGAGGACAGTGAGAATCTGGCCATCTCAGAGCAG ccATTCAGGGTGCGTGGATGCATCTTAACGCTGGTAGAGAGGATGGATGAAGAGTTTACCAAGATCATGCAGAACACTGATCCCCACTCGCAAG AATATGTCGACAATCTGAAAGACGAGGGCCGGGTTTGTGGCATCATTGACCGGCTGCTTAACTACATGGAGAACAAGGGCAGCACAGAGGAGATTTGCCGCATCTACCTACGCAGAATCATGCACACCTACTACAAGTTTGACTACAAGGCCCACCGGCGCAGCCTGGGCCTCCAGGGAGAGTCCAAG TCCGAACAGGACCAGGAGGAGAGCGAGGGGGAGGACAGTGCTGTGATCATGGACCGTCTCTGCAAGTTCATCTATGCCAAGGATCGCACCGACCGTATCCGTACCTGCGCCATCCTCTGCCACATCTACCACCACGCTCTGCATTCACGGTGGTACCAGGCCCGCGACCTGATGCTGATGAGCCACCTGCAAGACAACATCCAGCACGCTGACCCGCCCGTTCAG ATCCTGTACAACAGAACCATGGTCCAACTTGGCATTTGTGCATTCAGACAGGGCATGATTAAAGATGCCCACAATGCCCTGTTGGACATCCAGTCCTCTGGCCGTGCCAAGGAGCTCCTGGGTCAGGGTTTGCTCATGAGGAACATGCAGGAGAGGAACGCAGAGCAGGAGAAGATTGAAAAGAGAAGACAA GTGCCATTCCACATGCACATCaacctggagctgctggagtgtgtgtacctggtgTCAGCCATGCTGCTTGAAATCCCGTACATGGCCGCCCATGAGTTTGATGCTCGCCGCAGGATGATCAGCAAGCAGTTCCATCACCAGCTCagggtgggagagagacagcCGCTGCTGG GACCCCCAGAGAGCATGAGGGAGCATGTGGTGGCAGCCAGCAAGGCCATGAAGATGGGAGACTGGCGTACCTGCCACTCATTCATCATCAATGAGAAGATGAACAGTAAGGTCTGGGACCTGTTCCCTGAGACGCAGCGAGTACGCGAGATGCTTGTCAG GAAGATCCAAGAGGAGTCACTGAGGACTTACCTGTTCACATACAGCAGTGTGTACGACTCAATCAG CATGCAGACACTATCTGAGATGTTTGAGTTGGAGATACCCACAGTTCACAGCATCATCAGCAAGATGATCATCAATGAAGAACTGATG GCATCACTTGACCAGCCCACACAAACCGTGGTGATGCACCGCACAGAGCCCACCTCCCTGCAGAACATGGCCCTGCAGCTGGCTGAGAAACTGGGCAGTTTGGTGGAGAATAACGAGCGCGTCTTTGACCTCAAACAGGGTGTCTATGGAGGCTACTTCAACAGAG ATCAGAAAGGTGGATACCAACAGAAGCAGTCCTACCAGAGAG ATCAGAAAGGTGGTTACCAGCAGAAACAGGGGGGCTACCAGGGAGGCTACCAGGGAGGTTACCAGGGGGGCTACCAGGGGGGCTACCAGGGGGGCTATCAACGAGGCGGCTACAGAAATCAAAACCAAAGAGACTACTAA
- the nif3l1 gene encoding NIF3-like protein 1, translating to MLTGCRNLSRTFFSLSYRRLCTRGTLTSQAALSSPTHSLSFLTSQPISVPLRSSVHFTSTRCLSHSAHSPGLMELKEVLQVLEELAPLSLAESWDNVGLLVEPSKPRPIKTILLTNDLTDAVMEEAEAMSCDLIISYHPPLFRPIKRLVQKDWKQRLAIRAVEAGMAIFSPHTSWDSVRGGVNDWLVGGLGSGQVSVLSQALSDFFQSHKLEFMVQNTEQLNTVVEELKACDGRTTLQHTVSRPDGRLHVSVTCSDSALPPSIQTLSRHIAPSVSLTILKLEKPPILGHGQGRLSVLDQPVTVATAIQKMKSHLGLSHLRLALGLGQTLESCVSVVAVCAGSGASVLNGVQADLYITGEMSHHEVLDATAKGTSVILSDHSNSERGYLAVFREKLVVDLPDSVTVAVSKADRDPLEVV from the exons ATGTTGACTGGATGCAGAAACCTTTCTCGGACATTTTTTTCACTCAGTTATAGAAGACTTTGTACCAGGGGTACCTTGACCTCACAGGCTGCTCTCTCTTCACCGACACACAGTCTCAGCTTCTTGACAAGCCAACCAATCTCAGTCCCCCTACGCTCATCTGTCCACTTCACCTCCACCCGCTGCCTTTCTCATTCTGCTCACAGTCCAGGCCTGATGGAGTTAAAAGAAGTCCTGCAGGTGTTGGAGGAGCttgctcctctgtctctggctGAGTCGTGGGACAATGTTGGCCTGCTGGTCGAGCCCAGCAAACCTCGGCCTATTAAAACCATCCTGCTGACCAATGACCTCACAGACGCCGTCATGGAGGAAGCAGAGGCCATGAGCTGCGACCTCATTATCTCGTATCACCCTCCGTTGTTTCGGCCAATCAAGCGTCTGGTTCAGAAAGATTGGAAGCAGCGATTGGCCATCCGGGCTGTGGAGGCCGGGATGGCGATCTTCTCCCCTCACACCTCGTGGGATAGTGTCAGAGGAGGAGTGAATGATTGGCTGGTCGGGGGACTTG GTAGCGGTCAGGTGTCTGTGCTGAGTCAGGCCCTCAGTGACTTCTTCCAAAGTCACAAACTGGAATTCATGgtccaaaacacagagcaacTGAACACTGTTGTGGAGGAACTGAAAGCTTGTGATGGAAGAACAACACTACAACATACAGTCAGCAG ACCAGACGGTAGGCTCCATGTCAGCGTAACCTGCAGTGACTCAGCGCTGCCCCCCAGTATCCAGACTCTGTCACGACACATTGCTCCCTCCGTGTCCCTCACCATCCTAAAGTTAGAAAAG CCCCCTATCCTGGGCCATGGACAAGGGCGACTTAGTGTTTTGGACCAGCCAGTAACCGTGGCAACAGCCATCCAGAAAATGAAGTCCCACTTGGGCTTGAGTCACCTACGTTTGGCTCTGGGATTGGGGCAGACGCTTG agtcctgtgtgtctgttgtggctgtgtgtgctgGATCTGGGGCCTCAGTACTGAATGGAGTCCAGGCTGACCTCTACATCACAG GTGAGATGTCCCACCATGAAGTGCTGGACGCCACAGCGAAGGGAACTAGCGTCATCCTCAGCGACCATAGCAACAGTGAGCGGGGTTATCTGGCTGTGTTCAGGGAGAAGCTGGTTGTGGATCTTCCTGACAGTGTAACAGTGGCAGTGTCGAAGGCTGACAGAGACCCCCTGGAGGTGGTCTGA
- the prodh2 gene encoding hydroxyproline dehydrogenase, whose product MTMCSRLRPSLPHLLSLRLLGTAASRTVVVKQPDVHSATLAFEDPSAFRVKSFGELLRALGIFRLCSFPVLVNNCGKLMSVARTLLGRRGFSLLLRPTVYAQFVAGENENEISQSMEKMSLLGLRPMLAVPIEEDLGESTGEKRYDDNMEAMLECVRMSHSNAWSKDPMMQLKITALLSPELCVKLTTLIAQQPYDVNLLVRAMDGEPISFPGLDESEVAHLLCGLQRLNKIAEASVNKVRVLVDAEYTYMNPALSLVTMAMMKKFNKDGAWIWNTYQCYLKESRSLLLEALRLSKDEGFCLGVKLVRGAYMDKERKLAEKEGRLDPIHQCWEDTNDSYNSSLDVMLEVISQRPERYRIIVASHNEESVRRAAERIEELGIDKDGGSVCFGQLLGMCDHVSLTLAKEGYAVYKSVPYGSVEDTLPYLVRRAQENRTVLQGIRKERDLLRHEFYRRLSLRGGH is encoded by the exons ATGACGATGTGCTCTCGTTTGCGTCCCTCGCTCCCTCACCTCTTGTCGCTGAGGCTGCTGGGTACTGCAGCCTCCAGGACTGTGGTGGTCAAGCAGCCTGACGTTCACTCAGCGACTCTGGCCTTCGAGGATCCCAGCGCCTTCAGGGTGAAGAGTTTCGGTGAGCTGCTTCGTGCTCTGGGCATCTTCCGCCTCTGCTCCTTCCCTGTGCTGGTGAACAACTGTGGGAAG CTGATGTCGGTGGCCCGCACCCTcctggggaggagggggttttCCTTGCTGCTGCGGCCCACCGTCTATGCCCAGTTTGTGGCCGGGGAGAATGAGAATGAGATCTCTCAGTCCATGGAGAAGATGAGCTTGCTGGGACTGAGGCCCATGCTGGCGGTACCCATTGAGGAGGATCTGGGAGAAAGCACAGG AGAGAAGAGATATGACGACAACATGGAGGCCATGTTGGAATGTGTGCGAATGTCCCACAGCAACGCCTGGAGCAAAGACCCGATGATGCAGCTGAAGATCACGGCCCTGCTCAGCCCGGAGCTGTGT GTGAAACTCACAACCCTGATCGCTCAACAACCGTACGACGTGAACCTCCTTGTCAGAGCTATGGATGGAGAG CCAATCAGCTTCCCTGGTTTAGATGAAAGTGAAGTTGCCCATCTCCTCTGTGGCCTGCAGAGACTCAACAAAATAGCAGAG gcAAGTGTAAACAAAGTCAGAGTCCTGGTCGATGCAGAGTACACCTACATGAACCCCGCCCTCTCTCTTGTCACCATGGCCATGATGAAGAAGTTTAACAAAGATGGCGCCTGGATTTGGAACACATATCAGTGTTACCTGAAG GAGTCCAGGTCTCTCCTGTTAGAAGCTCTGCGTCTGTCCAAGGATGAGGGTTTCTGTCTGGGAGTCAAGCTGGTGCGAGGAGCCTACATGGACAAAGAGAGGAAgctggcagagaaagagggTCGTCTGGACCCCATCCACCAGTGCTGGGAGGACACCAATGACAG ctataacagctcACTGGACGTGATGCTGGAAGTCATATCCCAGAGACCTGAGCGCTACAGGATCATAGTCGCCTCTCACAACGAGGAGTCAGTGAGACGAGCCGCCGAACG GATTGAAGAGTTGGGGATAGACAAAGATGGAGGCTCAGTGTGTTTTGGCCAGCTGCTGGGCATGTGTGATCACGTCTCCCTCACACTGG CTAAAGAGGGTTATGCTGTATACAAGTCAGTGCCGTACGGCTCAGTGGAGGACACCCTTCCCTACCTGGTGCGTCGAGCTCAGGAGAATCGCACTGTGTTGCAGGGAATCCGCAAAGAGAGGGACCTGCTGAGGCACGAGTTCTACCGGAGACTGAGTCTGAGGGGAGGCCACTaa